From the genome of Eucalyptus grandis isolate ANBG69807.140 chromosome 2, ASM1654582v1, whole genome shotgun sequence, one region includes:
- the LOC120290841 gene encoding multicopper oxidase LPR1 homolog 1-like: MEIKVLLTLVSVASFVSQGTSEDKAPPPPVTEAALYKIAASLDTFVDELPQMPRLYGYSRREGLLLPGNLTIGMYEKKWKFHRDLPATTVFTYGTSAAAATVPGPTIEARQGVPTSVTWLNFLPRSHILPWDPTVPTAIPKHGGVPTVVHLHGGVHPPDSDGNAFAWFTSGFHETGPKWTRKTYAYPNVQHAGNLWYHDHTLGLTRVSLLAGLIGAYVIRDPALEAELDLPSGPDFDHHLMVFDRSFTKDGSLYMNSTGDNPNIHPQWQPEYFGDTIIVNGKAWPYLKVQRRKYRFRIINSSNARYYKFSLTTGLSFIMVASDASYLPSPVITKSFLLAPSETADVIIDFSTTEAKEVMLKNGAPYPYPGGSSVDKLNGEVMKFVVLSGSPNPPDRSRVPPSLKVYSTTQKPTVKRYIVLYEYESATGDPTHLYINGKRLTDPATETPKTGSTETWEVINLTEDNHPLHIHLATFHAIKGRQLLDLESFKSCMTEKNDAVACNVTGHAKGKSLKIPSYEKTWKNVVKMEPRYQTTIVVKFNLIDNDAPYPFDATTEPNYVYHCHILDHEDNAMIRPLKLVA, translated from the exons ATGGAGATCAAGGTACTGCTCACGTTGGTGTCTGTTGCGAGCTTCGTAAGTCAGGGTACGTCGGAGGACAAAGCCCCGCCACCGCCTGTCACAGAGGCGGCCCTTTATAAGATAGCGGCTTCACTGGACACGTTCGTCGACGAACTCCCCCAAATGCCGAGGCTCTACGGTTACTCCAGGCGTGAAGGTTTGCTCCTTCCTGGAAATCTCACCATTGGCATGTACGAGAAGAAATGG AAATTCCATCGAGATTTACCGGCCACTACTGTCTTCACCTATGGTACATCAGCTGCCGCTGCCACCGTGCCCGGTCCAACCATCGAAGCACGTCAAGGCGTCCCCACTTCGGTGACGTGGCTCAATTTCCTCCCCCGATCCCACATCCTCCCGTGGGACCCAACCGTCCCCACGGCCATCCCCAAGCACGGCGGCGTCCCGACGGTCGTCCACCTTCACGGTGGCGTCCACCCGCCGGACTCAGACGGCAACGCTTTCGCGTGGTTCACCTCGGGTTTTCACGAGACCGGTCCGAAGTGGACTCGCAAGACCTACGCATATCCCAACGTGCAACATGCCGGAAACCTTTGGTACCACGATCACACGCTCGGCCTGACACGGGTCAGCCTCCTAGCCGGTCTGATCGGCGCTTATGTGATACGTGATCCGGCGTTGGAGGCGGAGCTTGATCTCCCGTCGGGGCCTGATTTCGACCACCATCTGATGGTGTTTGACCGGAGTTTCACCAAGGACGGATCGTTGTACATGAACTCCACCGGCGACAACCCTAACATACACCCGCAGTGGCAGCCGGAGTACTTCGGCGACACCATCATAGTCAACGGCAAAGCTTGGCCCTACCTCAAGGTCCAACGTAGGAAATACAGATTCCGCATAATCAACTCCTCCAACGCGCGCTACTACAAATTCTCATTGACCACGGGCTTGTCATTCATCATGGTCGCCTCCGATGCATCCTATTTGCCCTCGCCAGTGATCACCAAATCGTTTCTCTTAGCTCCATCGGAAACTGCCGACGTCATCATCGACTTCTCCACGACAGAAGCGAAAGAAGTAATGCTCAAGAACGGCGCTCCATACCCTTATCCCGGTGGCAGCTCTGTTGACAAGCTGAATGGGGAGGTAATGAAGTTCGTGGTATTGTCTGGAAGCCCTAACCCGCCAGACAGATCCCGTGTGCCACCATCTTTGAAGGTCTACTCGACGACCCAAAAACCAACTGTTAAGAG GTACATAGTGCTGTATGAATATGAGAGCGCGACCGGAGATCCCACCCATTTGTATATCAACGGGAAGAGACTGACAGATCCGGCGACCGAGACTCCGAAAACCGGTAGCACCGAGACGTGGGAGGTGATTAACTTGACGGAGGACAACCACCCGCTGCACATTCATCTCGCGACGTTTCATGCCATCAAAGGGCGACAACTGTTGGATCTGGAAAGTTTCAAGTCGTGCATGACCGAGAAGAACGACGCGGTCGCGTGCAACGTGACGGGCCATGCAAAGGGAAAGTCGCTCAAGATACCTTCGTACGAGAAGACATGGAAGAACGTAGTGAAGATGGAGCCTAGGTACCAAACGACGATCGTGGTCAAGTTCAACTTGATCGACAACGATGCGCCCTATCCGTTCGACGCCACCACGGAACCTAACTACGTGTATCATTGTCAC ATTCTTGATCATGAAGATAACGCGATGATCCGTCCATTGAAGCTAGTCGCTTGA